Proteins from a genomic interval of Medicago truncatula cultivar Jemalong A17 chromosome 3, MtrunA17r5.0-ANR, whole genome shotgun sequence:
- the LOC11406680 gene encoding putative serine/threonine-protein kinase-like protein CCR3, which translates to MKNLITHLIFVTAIIIFYLSPSAHTLGSGTTLSVTDSPATVCGIISGETTQHIQCYREGEVFNILPNVSFSSISGGRSYFCGLRSGNYSLHCWDSSSFQTKRLYSNDSFLLENLSVGDFQVCATVVGVGTVRCWRTFDGFEPSGLDHFGSISSGSNFSCGILKTGLQVRCWGEKTVAERLQNEFRNMSMLSIVAGGSNVCGLNSTGFLVCKGSNSSGQLDVPQGGAFEYGDIALGDEHGCAVRRLNGSVVCWGGKGEFSADSIEGVSFELIVSGSNFTCGLTTTNFSVVCWGPGWSNGSNGSESILPLSRILPGPCVQSSCSECGIYPDSQSLCSNFGHICNPNICNTQITSPPPPPPAPSPPRSSRSKTLTTGLLVFAIVGSVGGFIGICTIIYCLWTGVCFGKKKVHSSVQPTVTRGSSNSSNSSASSIKSVIMRQGSRIMRRQRSGPSSTKHQERAEEFSLSELMAATNNFSFQNKIGAGSFGIVYFGKLTDGREVAIKRGEPGTKLKKYQEKESAFESELAFLSRLHHKHLVRLVGYCEEKDERLLVYDYMKNGSLHSHLHDKNNVEKGSNLLNSWKMRIKIALDASRGIEYLHNYAVPSIIHRDIKSSNILLDSTWTARVSDFGLSLMSPESDIDYKPTKTAGTVGYIDPEYYGLNLLTAKSDVYGLGVVLLELLTGKRAIFRNGEDGGNPLSIVDFAVPAILAGELMKILDSRVGTPPTESNESEAVELMAYTAVHCVNLEGKDRPTMADIVANLERALLICEGGSNHEIESISSVTISVSD; encoded by the coding sequence ATGAAGAATCTCATCACCCACCTCATCTTCGTCACCGCCATAATCATATTCTATCTTTCACCCTCTGCCCATACTTTAGGCTCCGGCACTACCCTCTCTGTCACAGACTCCCCTGCCACCGTATGCGGGATCATATCAGGCGAAACAACACAGCACATTCAGTGTTACCGTGAAGGAGAAGTTTTCAACATCCTTCCAAacgtttcattttcttcaatctcTGGTGGAAGAAGCTACTTCTGTGGCTTAAGGTCTGGTAACTACAGTTTACATTGTTGGGATAGTTCTTCGTTTCAAACTAAAAGACTTTACTCTAATGACTCTTTTTTATTAGAGAATCTCTCTGTTGGAGATTTTCAAGTTTGTGCTACTGTGGTTGGTGTTGGAACAGTGCGATGTTGGAGAACATTTGATGGATTTGAGCCATCTGGGTTGGATCATTTCGGTTCGATTTCATCTGGTTCGAATTTTTCTTGTGGGATTTTGAAAACTGGTTTACAAGTTCGGTGTTGGGGTGAAAAAACCGTTGCTGAAAGGTTACAGAACGAGTTTCGGAACATGTCTATGTTGAGTATTGTAGCTGGTGGTTCAAATGTTTGTGGTTTGAATTCAACTGGTTTTTTGGTTTGCAAAGGAAGTAACAGTTCTGGTCAACTTGATGTTCCACAAGGTGGTGCTTTTGAGTATGGTGATATAGCACTTGGTGATGAACATGGTTGTGCTGTTCGAAGATTGAATGGTTCTGTTGTTTGTTGGGGTGGAAAAGGAGAATTTTCTGCGGATTCTATTGAAGGGGTTTCTTTTGAGTTAATTGTTTCTGGTTCTAATTTTACTTGTGGTTTGACAACAACCAATTTTTCTGTTGTTTGTTGGGGACCTGGTTGGTCTAATGGATCAAATGGTTCTGAATCTATTCTTCCTTTGTCTCGGATTCTTCCGGGGCCTTGTGTTCAATCTTCTTGTAGTGAGTGTGGTATATATCCTGATTCACAATCATTATGTTCTAACTTTGGTCACATttgcaacccaaatatatgtaacactCAAATAACAAGCCCGCCGCCGCCTCCACCAGCACCTTCTCCTCCTCGATCTTCTCGATCGAAGACTTTGACAACCGGATTATTGGTTTTTGCAATTGTTGGATCAGTGGGAGGTTTTATTGGTATATGTACAATAATTTATTGTTTATGGACAGGTGTTTGTTTTGGGAAAAAGAAAGTTCACAGTTCTGTGCAACCAACAGTCACAAGAGGTAGTAGCAACAGTTCAAATTCAAGTGCATCTTCGATAAAATCGGTCATTATGCGTCAAGGTTCGAGAATAATGAGGCGGCAGAGGAGTGGACCTTCATCAACAAAGCATCAAGAAAGGGCAGAGGAGTTTAGTCTTTCTGAGCTTATGGCAGCTACCAACAATTTCTCATTCCAGAACAAAATTGGCGCTGGAAGCTTTGGTATTGTGTATTTTGGAAAATTAACCGATGGTCGCGAAGTAGCAATCAAAAGAGGTGAACCAGGTACAAAGcttaaaaaatatcaagagAAAGAGAGTGCATTTGAGTCTGAGTTAGCTTTTTTGTCGCGTTTACATCATAAACACTTGGTTAGACTAGTTGGTTATTGTGAGGAGAAAGATGAGAGGCTTTTGGTGTATGATTACATGAAGAATGGTTCATTGCATAGTCATTTGCATGATAAGAATAATGTAGAAAAAGGTAGCAATTTGTTGAATTCATGGAAAATGAGGATAAAAATTGCTTTGGATGCATCAAGAGGAATAGAATATCTACATAATTATGCAGTTCCTTCAATAATTCATAGAGATATTAAGTCATCAAACATTCTTCTTGATTCGACTTGGACAGCAAGAGTATCTGATTTTGGATTATCATTGATGAGTCCAGAATCTGATATTGATTACAAACCAACAAAAACAGCAGGAACAGTTGGTTATATCGATCCCGAGTACTATGGTTTGAATTTATTAACAGCAAAGAGTGATGTTTATGGACTTGGAGTTGTATTACTGGAATTGTTAACAGGAAAAAGAGCTATATTTCGGAATGGTGAAGATGGAGGAAATCCTTTGAGTATAGTTGATTTTGCAGTGCCTGCTATTTTGGCTGGtgaattgatgaaaattttggACTCAAGAGTTGGAACACCGCCAACGGAAAGTAATGAATCGGAGGCGGTTGAGTTAATGGCGTATACTGCTGTACATTGTGTGAATTTGGAAGGGAAAGATAGACCAACTATGGCTGATATTGTGGCTAATTTGGAAAGAGCATTGCTTATTTGTGAAGGTGGTAGTAACCATGAGATTGAAAGCATTTCCAGTGTTACTATCTCTGTTTCAGATTGA